One Psilocybe cubensis strain MGC-MH-2018 chromosome 9, whole genome shotgun sequence genomic window, TTGCGTCGCTTCAGCTTCGTAGAAACTATTAGATGCAGATGAGTTTTACGAAATAAGGCGTGCAGGTGTTATCCGTACTCGGACTGCGACTCATAGCCTGGTGGCTTCTCGAGCTCAGGATGGGCGTTGTTGAATGCGATCAAGTCAGCCACGCTCCTCACTCCTGATGGATTTTCTATGAGGGCCTCGAAGTAGGCGTTCATTTGAATCTATTGATCATGAGCATATGATTTAATTCATGTTTGTAACGTTTAAAATCTTGAATTATAAGTACCTTGAAATCCACTGCGAAGATGAGGCTATCATTATGAGAATTCATGATTTCTTCTGCTGAAGGTATGTCCGCAGGATCTACAATGGTAGCTCCAAGCTCTCTTATTGTGTTGAGTGCCTGTTCAAAAGCAATTGCGATGGATGGATGATTGCCACTGATACTATCATTAAGAAAGACGTGGCGAGGTACACCGATTCTCTTTCCCTTGAAAGCATCCTTGTTCAGCGCTTTAGTAAAGTCAGGTACATCTTGCGGCTGTGAAAGTGTGTAATTGTCGTTGGGGTCTTTGCCCGCGATAACAGAAAGCACAATTGCAGCGTCCGTCATGCTCCTCGTCATAGGACCAACGGTATCTTGGTGCTCTGTGATAGGGATGACTGGAACAAAGTTCATTGACAAGCCCAAAGTTTCATTGGAAAGGTGTGTAACATACCTCCTGCCCTTGAAGTCAAACCAAGTGTAGGTTTAATACCGGCCAGATTGTTGTAACTTGACGGGCATGTGATGCTACCAGCCGTTTCCGTACCCAAAGTAACAGCCGCGAGACCGATAGAGGCGGCGACTCCCGACCCCGAGGATGAGCCACAAGGATCGGCGTTGGGGAAGTAGGCGTTTGTGCATTGGCCGCCTATACCAGACCAGCCAGAGGCTAATGCACTTCGGTATCGAGCGAATTCTGATAGATTTGCCTTGCCTGAAACCAGAATTCAGTATATTAATGGTTTAGCAGTAGGTGTTTCGATACCCAAGATGACAGATCCAGCCTTGCGTAAACGCTTGACAACGCCAGCATCATCTGGAACGATGGATCCTAGAAGGCTATATGATCCAGCGGTCGTATTCGTGCCTGTTTGCGAAGTCACTCGATTAGTTATTTCAATCTTGTACTGGGAGTGTACTAAAACAAACCTATAGCAGCTATGTTGTCCTGTTGTCGCAAAATCAATATATCCCAAACAGATATATCGTTTCACCGTTTACGCACCTTTAGCAACATTGGTATGCCATGCATCAAAGACCTCTTTCCTgatttcttcctctcctcatCAAGCCTCGCTGCTTCTGTTAATGCAGATGGGTTGATTTCGATAACTGCCCGAAGTGTTGGTCCCTTGAGATTAACTTCCTCAATACGAGCGAAATAGGCCTGGTGAAAATCCAATATAAGCACATATCGCCAACTGACAATTAGAAACTCGCTAACTTTTACTAAATCCACGCTGGTGAAGTGCCCAGCATCCATCCCAGCTTGAAGCTCGAGGACA contains:
- a CDS encoding Putative amidase (Putative amidase ARB_02965), with translation MPTRLKNVSTIDPIAAHKKHFWDYLVSKSPVLRSLALLVIIAYACLAFALHRGPITGRKLNLPDLYEATVLELQAGMDAGHFTSVDLVKAYFARIEEVNLKGPTLRAVIEINPSALTEAARLDEERKKSGKRSLMHGIPMLLKDNIAAIGTNTTAGSYSLLGSIVPDDAGVVKRLRKAGSVILGKANLSEFARYRSALASGWSGIGGQCTNAYFPNADPCGSSSGSGVAASIGLAAVTLGTETAGSITCPSSYNNLAGIKPTLGLTSRAGVIPITEHQDTVGPMTRSMTDAAIVLSVIAGKDPNDNYTLSQPQDVPDFTKALNKDAFKGKRIGVPRHVFLNDSISGNHPSIAIAFEQALNTIRELGATIVDPADIPSAEEIMNSHNDSLIFAVDFKIQMNAYFEALIENPSGVRSVADLIAFNNAHPELEKPPGYESQSDFYEAEATQGRNETFWKQLAFDVELGATRGIDAALKAHNLDALVAPARGRTLMPAALAGYPIVTVPLGFLPDDVVPVPAGPTTVYPAPGVPFGLSFLGTAFSDFDLIGFGYAYEQRTRTRLARRAYPAAIPKTQLVDVIGKTTL